From the Phoenix dactylifera cultivar Barhee BC4 chromosome 10, palm_55x_up_171113_PBpolish2nd_filt_p, whole genome shotgun sequence genome, one window contains:
- the LOC103708552 gene encoding dolichol-phosphate mannose synthase subunit 3, translating into MKHVLKIMALLVAISAFWIGLLETSVVPRSYTWLLPIYLIVSLGCYGLLMVGVGLMLFPTCPQEAVLLQKDIAEAKEFLKNKGVDVGSD; encoded by the exons ATGAAGCATGTTTTAAAGATTATGGCATTGCTAGTGGCTATCTCTGCATTTTGGATAGGCCTGCTGGAAACATCAGTTGTCCCACGCAGCTATACTTGGCTG CTTCCAATCTATTTAATTGTTTCGCTAGGATGCTATGGTCTTCTCATGGTTGGAGTTGGTTTAATGCTTTTTCCAACATGTCCTCAAGAAGCTGTACTGCTGCAAAAG GATATCGCAGAGGCCAAGGAATTCTTGAAGAATAAGGGGGTTGATGTGGGCTCTGATTAA